One region of Azoarcus sp. CIB genomic DNA includes:
- a CDS encoding PilZ domain-containing protein codes for MNDRTSHIERRLDRRIPLGCPAVIRLKTGETVRAECVEISVGGMTLRAPYVPGAAEVLEVMVSVPGSNGSIPSRPPLVTRLEVKRCHALGQGLYEIGGTTVRVVG; via the coding sequence ATGAACGATCGCACGTCCCACATCGAACGGCGGCTCGACCGCCGTATCCCGCTCGGCTGCCCCGCCGTCATCCGGTTGAAAACCGGTGAAACGGTGCGGGCCGAATGTGTCGAGATCAGTGTCGGCGGGATGACCCTGCGGGCGCCCTACGTGCCCGGCGCGGCCGAAGTGCTCGAAGTGATGGTGTCGGTCCCCGGCAGCAACGGTTCGATCCCGTCGCGCCCGCCGCTCGTGACCCGGCTCGAAGTCAAGCGCTGCCACGCACTGGGGCAGGGCCTGTACGAGATCGGTGGGACAACCGTGCGCGTCGTCGGCTGA
- the ybiB gene encoding DNA-binding protein YbiB, with protein MTYAPIIKEIGRGAKGARDLDAAQAEQLFGDMLDGKVPDLELGAIVVSLRIKSESRDELLGFKRAIDARCPQLAVPPGPRCVVLPTYNGARRQANLMPLVALLLAREGVPVLIQGRHDFESRVSPFELLAALGIGEAHRELAGKRIACLRLDELLPGLDRLLALRLRLGVRGSGHTMAKLVDPCIGRSVRVVAVTHPEYVERMNELLIVDGGRALLMRGTEGEAYANPRRRPAMQVFRDGVAELGWTAEEGGAPPLDGLPDAPAVEENAALIRAMLAGEVPVPQPVLDQAALLVRLATEA; from the coding sequence ATGACCTACGCCCCCATCATCAAGGAAATCGGCCGTGGCGCCAAGGGCGCGCGCGACCTCGACGCCGCCCAGGCGGAGCAGCTGTTCGGCGACATGCTGGACGGCAAGGTGCCGGACCTGGAGCTGGGCGCGATCGTCGTGTCGCTGCGCATCAAGAGCGAGTCGCGCGACGAGCTGCTGGGCTTCAAGCGCGCGATCGACGCCCGCTGCCCGCAGCTCGCGGTGCCGCCAGGCCCGCGCTGCGTGGTCCTGCCGACCTACAACGGCGCGCGCCGCCAGGCCAACCTGATGCCGCTCGTCGCGCTGCTGCTCGCGCGCGAAGGGGTGCCGGTGCTGATCCAGGGGCGGCACGATTTCGAGTCGCGCGTGAGTCCGTTCGAACTGCTCGCGGCGCTCGGCATCGGCGAAGCGCACCGCGAGCTCGCCGGAAAACGCATCGCCTGCCTGCGCCTGGACGAACTGCTGCCGGGGCTCGATCGCCTGCTCGCGCTGCGCCTACGCCTGGGCGTGCGGGGAAGCGGGCACACGATGGCGAAGCTTGTGGACCCATGCATCGGCCGCAGCGTGCGGGTGGTCGCGGTCACGCACCCGGAGTATGTCGAACGCATGAACGAACTCCTAATCGTGGACGGCGGACGGGCGCTGCTGATGCGCGGCACCGAGGGCGAGGCCTACGCGAATCCGCGCCGGCGGCCGGCGATGCAGGTGTTCCGTGATGGGGTCGCGGAGCTCGGCTGGACTGCGGAAGAAGGCGGCGCGCCGCCGCTGGACGGGCTGCCGGATGCGCCGGCGGTAGAAGAGAATGCCGCGCTGATCCGCGCGATGCTGGCCGGCGAGGTCCCGGTTCCGCAACCGGTGCTCGATCAGGCCGCGCTGCTCGTGCGGCTCGCCACCGAAGCCTGA
- a CDS encoding pirin family protein gives MSDTQQQRSSEDVTRSRGVERLVAGQATSDGAGVKLTRVLTQPLQRRLDPFLMLDAFGSNDPGDYIAGFPDHPHRGFETVTYMIAGRMRHRDSAGHEGLLENGGVQWMTAGSGVIHSELPEQEEGVMEGFQLWLNLPGRDKMCAPWYRDFAAGELPTFTTAAGAEVTVIAGGSHGVEGAVTRDATAPIYLDIHLPAGARFAQSLPTEHNAFIYVYRGDVTVAGTQVVVQRMAILANEAAADGVVIEAGDVPARVLLIAGRPLGEPIAQYGPFVMNTQAEIHQALADYRDGRFAPIAG, from the coding sequence ATGTCTGACACGCAACAGCAACGCAGCAGCGAAGACGTCACCCGCTCACGCGGCGTCGAACGGCTCGTGGCCGGGCAGGCCACCTCCGACGGGGCGGGCGTGAAGCTCACCCGCGTGCTCACCCAGCCGCTGCAGCGTCGCCTCGACCCCTTCCTGATGCTCGACGCCTTCGGCAGCAACGATCCGGGCGACTACATCGCGGGCTTCCCGGACCATCCGCACCGCGGCTTCGAGACCGTCACCTACATGATCGCCGGCCGCATGCGCCACCGCGACAGCGCGGGCCACGAGGGCTTGCTCGAGAACGGCGGCGTGCAGTGGATGACGGCCGGCAGCGGCGTGATTCACTCGGAGCTGCCCGAGCAGGAAGAGGGCGTGATGGAAGGCTTCCAGCTGTGGCTGAACCTGCCCGGGCGCGACAAGATGTGCGCGCCGTGGTACCGGGACTTCGCCGCGGGCGAGCTGCCGACCTTCACGACCGCGGCCGGCGCCGAGGTGACCGTGATCGCCGGCGGGAGCCACGGTGTCGAAGGCGCGGTGACGCGAGACGCCACTGCGCCGATCTACCTCGACATCCATCTGCCCGCGGGCGCCCGCTTCGCGCAGTCCCTGCCGACGGAACACAACGCCTTCATCTACGTGTATCGCGGTGACGTCACGGTCGCCGGCACGCAGGTGGTGGTGCAGCGCATGGCGATCCTCGCGAACGAGGCGGCGGCGGATGGCGTCGTGATCGAAGCGGGCGACGTTCCGGCGCGCGTGCTGCTGATCGCCGGTCGCCCGCTGGGCGAGCCGATCGCGCAGTACGGCCCCTTCGTGATGAACACGCAGGCCGAGATCCACCAGGCGCTGGCGGACTACCGCGACGGACGGTTCGCGCCGATCGCCGGCTGA
- a CDS encoding disulfide bond formation protein B: protein MMNSSTLSPRILFLGLFAACVGLLGFGMYLQHVVGLEPCPMCIMQRYAFIAIALFALVGGLHNPGRTGTRIYSGLILVAALAGAGVAVRQTWIQIYPPEIAECGPDLEFMLGSFPLADALPMIFQGAGDCSKIDWSFLGLSIANWSLVMLTLIAIGAITLIVRGKVRG, encoded by the coding sequence ATGATGAATTCATCGACCCTGTCCCCCCGGATCCTCTTCCTCGGCCTGTTCGCCGCCTGCGTCGGCCTGCTCGGGTTCGGCATGTACCTGCAGCACGTCGTCGGTCTCGAGCCCTGTCCGATGTGCATCATGCAGCGCTATGCCTTCATCGCGATCGCGCTGTTCGCGCTTGTCGGGGGGCTGCACAATCCGGGGCGGACGGGCACGCGCATCTACTCTGGCCTGATCCTCGTCGCCGCACTCGCGGGCGCGGGCGTAGCGGTGCGCCAGACGTGGATCCAGATCTATCCGCCGGAAATTGCCGAATGCGGCCCCGATCTCGAATTCATGCTCGGCAGCTTCCCGCTGGCCGATGCGCTGCCTATGATCTTCCAGGGGGCGGGGGATTGCTCCAAGATCGACTGGAGCTTCCTGGGCCTGTCGATCGCGAACTGGTCGCTCGTGATGCTGACGCTGATCGCGATCGGGGCGATCACGCTGATCGTGCGCGGAAAGGTCCGCGGCTGA
- a CDS encoding FMN-dependent NADH-azoreductase, with product MNILQVNSSARSEGSASTRLANSIVVRLRAENPGASLVVRDLARNPHPVLDEAALGALFTPAEQRTLAQAERVALDDALIAEIQAADAVVLGVPMYNLGVPAQLKNWIDAIARAKVTFQYTANGAEGLLKGKKVYVALTRGGKYRGTDWDSQVPYLKIVLGFLGMTDITFVYAEGLAMGPEAEQQAFAEAQREIEAAFA from the coding sequence ATGAACATCCTGCAAGTCAATTCCAGCGCCCGTAGCGAAGGTTCCGCTTCCACCCGTCTCGCCAACAGCATCGTCGTGCGTCTGCGCGCCGAGAACCCCGGCGCCAGCCTGGTCGTCCGCGACCTCGCCCGCAACCCGCATCCGGTCCTCGACGAAGCGGCCCTCGGCGCGCTCTTCACCCCCGCCGAGCAGCGTACCCTGGCGCAGGCCGAACGCGTCGCCCTCGACGACGCGCTGATTGCCGAGATCCAGGCTGCCGACGCCGTCGTGCTGGGCGTGCCGATGTACAACCTCGGCGTGCCGGCGCAGCTGAAGAACTGGATCGACGCGATCGCCCGTGCCAAGGTGACCTTCCAATACACCGCGAACGGTGCGGAAGGCCTGCTGAAGGGCAAGAAGGTGTATGTCGCGCTGACCCGCGGCGGCAAGTATCGCGGTACGGACTGGGATTCGCAGGTGCCCTACCTGAAGATCGTGCTCGGCTTCCTCGGCATGACCGACATCACCTTCGTCTATGCGGAAGGCCTCGCGATGGGGCCGGAGGCGGAACAACAGGCCTTCGCCGAAGCCCAACGCGAGATCGAGGCGGCTTTCGCCTAA
- a CDS encoding efflux RND transporter permease subunit, whose protein sequence is MSAPLGISGRIAGAFQRNALTPLLALILLLMGVFATLVTPKEEEPQIDVTMANVLVPFPGASARDVEALVSRPAEQVLSRMAGVEHVYSVSRPGMAVITVQFEVGVPNQDALVRLYDTVHSNKDWLSPQLGVGEPIVKPKGIDDVPIVSLTFWTADPERTGFDMQQVSRAVELEIKRIEGTRDVTTIGGPGHVVRVLMDTQRMNAHGVTAQDVRAALQLANASQPAGSLVAGNREVLVQTGTYLESAEDVRSLVVGAAGGKPVFMRDVARIEDGPDQPTQYVWFGTGAAADKVGIAEQGVFPAVTLSVSKKPGANAADVADDVLARAEALRGELIPEGVNFTVTRNYGQTANDKANTLIGKLVFATSAVVLLVFFALGRREALIVGVAVGLTLAATLFASWAWGFTLNRVSLFALIFSIGILVDDAIVVVENIHRWHTLEPDTPLWQLIPRAVDEVGGPTILATFTVIAALLPMAFVTGLMGPYMSPIPINASMGMFISLAVAFVVTPWLAQRLLKSVDAHHHEGEDKLTARLDRVFRRIMAPMLDPLRGGGARLKLWLIVVALIVVSVALPVFKLVALKMLPLDNKSEFQVVLDMPVDTPVEETARVLREIGEYLGTVEEVSDWQAYAGTASPINFNGLVRQYYLRSGPEVGDIQVNLVDKAHRDRKSHEIATAVRAEVTRIARAAGGNAKTVEVPPGPPVLSPIVAEVYGPDYAGQTLVARKVRAVFEGTADIVDVDDTVDEAAPKLVLRVDQAKAARMGVAQADIVEVVRLGLSGEDVTPIHGGDNKYEIPVRIQLPSERQSSVDALLALKVRARDGTLVSVSELVTVQETTREQVIYRKDLLPVVYVTGDMSGSLDSPLYGMFDIRSQIRDMPLAGAPGLAGTLGEWFIRQPAEAYAGYSVKWDGEWQVTYETFRDMGAAYAVGLILIYLLVVAQFRSYLVPLIIMAPIPLTIIGVMPGHALLGAHFTATSMIGMIALAGIIVRNSILLVDFVNQQVRAGVDLGEAVIRAAAVRAKPIGLTALAAMIGALFILDDPIFNGLAISLIFGIFVSTVLTLVVIPVLYFAAMRGRIAQLQGETP, encoded by the coding sequence ATGAGCGCTCCGCTCGGCATCTCCGGCCGCATCGCCGGCGCCTTCCAGCGCAACGCGCTGACGCCGCTCCTCGCGCTGATCCTGCTGCTGATGGGCGTGTTCGCGACGCTCGTGACGCCCAAGGAGGAAGAGCCGCAGATCGACGTCACGATGGCGAACGTGCTGGTGCCCTTCCCGGGCGCCTCCGCGCGCGACGTCGAGGCGCTGGTTTCACGCCCCGCCGAGCAGGTGCTGTCGCGCATGGCGGGCGTCGAGCACGTGTATTCCGTGTCGCGCCCCGGCATGGCGGTGATCACGGTGCAGTTCGAGGTCGGCGTGCCGAACCAGGACGCGCTGGTGCGCCTCTACGACACCGTGCATTCGAACAAGGATTGGCTCAGCCCGCAGCTCGGCGTCGGCGAGCCCATCGTCAAGCCCAAGGGCATCGACGACGTGCCGATCGTGAGCCTGACCTTCTGGACTGCCGACCCGGAGCGCACCGGCTTCGACATGCAGCAGGTGTCGCGCGCGGTGGAACTCGAGATCAAGCGCATCGAGGGCACGCGCGACGTCACGACCATCGGTGGACCGGGGCACGTCGTGCGCGTGCTGATGGACACCCAGCGCATGAACGCGCACGGCGTCACCGCGCAGGACGTGCGCGCGGCGCTGCAGCTCGCGAACGCGTCGCAGCCCGCGGGCAGCCTCGTCGCCGGCAACCGCGAGGTGCTGGTGCAGACCGGCACCTATCTCGAATCGGCCGAGGACGTGCGCAGCCTCGTTGTCGGTGCCGCCGGCGGCAAGCCGGTGTTCATGCGCGACGTCGCGCGCATCGAAGACGGCCCGGACCAGCCGACGCAGTACGTGTGGTTCGGTACCGGTGCGGCCGCGGACAAGGTCGGCATCGCCGAGCAGGGCGTGTTCCCGGCGGTCACGCTGTCGGTGTCGAAGAAGCCGGGTGCGAACGCCGCGGATGTCGCCGACGACGTGCTCGCGCGCGCCGAGGCGCTGCGCGGCGAACTGATCCCCGAGGGCGTGAATTTCACCGTCACGCGCAACTACGGCCAGACCGCCAACGACAAGGCCAACACGCTGATCGGCAAGCTCGTGTTCGCGACCTCCGCGGTCGTGCTGCTGGTGTTCTTCGCGCTCGGCCGACGCGAGGCGCTGATCGTCGGCGTCGCGGTGGGCCTCACGCTCGCGGCGACGCTGTTCGCGTCCTGGGCGTGGGGTTTCACGCTCAACCGCGTCAGCCTCTTCGCGCTGATCTTCTCGATCGGCATCCTCGTCGATGACGCGATCGTCGTTGTCGAGAACATCCACCGCTGGCACACGCTGGAGCCCGACACGCCGCTGTGGCAGCTGATCCCGCGTGCGGTGGACGAGGTCGGCGGGCCGACGATCCTCGCAACCTTTACGGTGATCGCGGCGCTGTTGCCGATGGCCTTCGTGACCGGCCTGATGGGGCCGTACATGAGCCCGATCCCGATCAACGCGTCGATGGGCATGTTCATCTCGCTCGCGGTCGCCTTCGTCGTGACGCCGTGGCTCGCGCAGCGCCTCCTCAAGTCCGTCGATGCGCACCACCACGAGGGCGAGGACAAGCTCACCGCGCGCCTCGACCGTGTCTTCCGCCGCATCATGGCGCCGATGCTCGACCCCTTGCGCGGCGGCGGCGCGCGCCTCAAGCTGTGGCTGATCGTCGTCGCGCTGATCGTCGTGTCGGTCGCGCTGCCGGTGTTCAAGCTCGTCGCGCTGAAAATGCTGCCGCTCGACAACAAGAGCGAGTTCCAGGTCGTGCTCGACATGCCGGTCGATACGCCGGTCGAGGAAACCGCGCGCGTGCTGCGCGAGATCGGCGAATACCTCGGCACGGTCGAGGAGGTCAGCGACTGGCAGGCCTATGCCGGCACCGCGAGCCCGATCAACTTCAACGGCCTGGTGCGCCAGTACTATCTGAGGAGCGGCCCGGAGGTCGGCGACATCCAGGTGAACCTGGTCGACAAGGCGCATCGCGATCGCAAGAGCCACGAGATCGCCACCGCCGTGCGCGCCGAGGTCACGCGCATCGCGCGCGCGGCAGGCGGCAACGCGAAGACCGTCGAGGTTCCGCCCGGCCCGCCGGTACTCTCGCCCATCGTCGCCGAGGTGTACGGGCCGGACTACGCGGGCCAGACCTTGGTCGCGCGCAAAGTGCGGGCCGTGTTCGAGGGCACGGCGGACATCGTGGACGTCGACGACACCGTCGACGAGGCCGCGCCCAAGCTCGTGCTGCGCGTCGATCAGGCCAAGGCCGCGCGCATGGGCGTGGCCCAGGCCGACATCGTCGAGGTCGTGCGCCTCGGGCTGTCGGGCGAGGACGTCACGCCGATCCACGGCGGCGACAACAAGTACGAGATCCCGGTGCGCATCCAGCTGCCGTCCGAGCGCCAGTCCAGCGTCGATGCGCTGCTCGCGCTCAAGGTGCGTGCGCGCGACGGCACGCTGGTGTCGGTGTCGGAGCTCGTCACGGTGCAGGAGACGACACGCGAGCAGGTCATCTACCGCAAGGACCTGCTGCCCGTCGTATACGTGACGGGCGACATGAGCGGCAGCCTCGACTCTCCGCTCTATGGCATGTTCGACATCCGCTCGCAGATCCGCGACATGCCGCTCGCCGGCGCGCCGGGCCTCGCCGGGACGCTGGGTGAATGGTTCATCCGCCAGCCCGCCGAGGCCTACGCGGGCTACAGCGTGAAGTGGGACGGCGAGTGGCAGGTCACCTACGAGACTTTTCGCGACATGGGCGCGGCCTACGCGGTCGGCCTGATCCTGATCTACCTGCTGGTCGTCGCGCAGTTCCGCAGCTACCTCGTGCCGCTCATCATCATGGCGCCGATCCCGCTCACGATCATCGGCGTCATGCCCGGCCATGCGCTGCTCGGCGCGCATTTCACCGCCACCTCGATGATCGGCATGATCGCGCTCGCCGGCATCATCGTGCGCAACTCGATCCTGCTCGTCGATTTCGTCAATCAGCAGGTGCGCGCGGGCGTCGATCTCGGCGAGGCGGTGATCCGCGCGGCCGCCGTGCGCGCCAAGCCGATCGGGCTGACCGCGCTGGCGGCCATGATCGGCGCGCTCTTCATCCTCGACGACCCCATCTTCAACGGGCTGGCGATCAGCCTGATCTTCGGCATCTTCGTGTCCACCGTGCTGACGCTGGTGGTCATTCCGGTGCTGTATTTCGCCGCGATGCGGGGTCGCATCGCGCAACTGCAAGGAGAAACACCATGA
- a CDS encoding DUF2892 domain-containing protein: protein MTLTVNQFVRIFAGAFVLISLALGVDGSPLFVSKNFLWFTAFVGANLFQSGFTRFCPLEIFLRKAGVPDSAAGCR from the coding sequence ATGACGCTGACCGTCAACCAGTTCGTCCGCATCTTCGCCGGCGCCTTCGTGCTGATCTCGCTCGCGCTCGGCGTCGACGGCTCGCCACTCTTCGTGAGCAAGAACTTCCTGTGGTTCACCGCCTTCGTCGGCGCGAACCTGTTCCAGAGCGGCTTCACGCGGTTCTGCCCGCTGGAGATCTTCCTGCGCAAGGCCGGCGTGCCGGACAGCGCCGCTGGCTGCCGCTGA